Within the Aspergillus luchuensis IFO 4308 DNA, chromosome 5, nearly complete sequence genome, the region TCACCTCCTCGACCAGTTCCCTCTGTGAAGCTAAGCCAATGTATGAATAGACCGGGAACCTCATGGTCCCCGTGATGTCAACCTCGTATCCCGACTTCATTTGCACAACGAACCAAACCACTGCATTTCTCAAATTTCGCGGACTACAGATTGTACATTACTGCTGCTCTGATAGAAAAGCTCGGTCGGAATGTCTCGCTGGTGGCTCGCCTGTACCAGCTTCCCTGTTCTGGCGGTATATTTCTCCGTCTTCCATGGGATGGATCAGTGAGGATGGTCGCTAACTCAGATGTCCAGGGAACTATGAGCGCTATGGCAACTGTATTCGGTATTTGTGCAGTTAGCTATGGATGGCTGGAAATTGATTCTTTTGATGTGGGAAGTGTGGTAGTAGTGCAGAGTTCTTGGTGAGTCTCCATTTCCGATATACTTCAGCCTTGGGGGGCTGCCGATCATCGCATCTAAATGATTTAGTAGGGCCGTCACGATCGCGGCTATATCGCTCGCACTCTCCGCCACAGCTGACCTTGCCCTCCTTCTGATCATGATGCTCAAATTGGATGCAGTGAGAGGATACCTCGCGACGGCTTTACTCTACTTCGTATCCTCTATGCTCCTATTCAGTCTAATCGGCGTGACTGTGGACCAACCACCATATACCAACCCCCCTCAAACACTGCAATATACGCAGAACTTCTACTACGGCATCTTCGCCGCCACTCTCTACCTCTTCATCGCAGCGCTCCTAGCAATCTACGCATGCGGCGTCCGTACCATCCACCTAAGCATGCAAGACCGCCGCATTATCGAAAACACAAGCATCGTGCTGCGCGCCTTCACGCTCGCCGCAttcctcctcggcggcgCAGCCATCTACATCCCCATTGAAGGATGGTCCCTAACAGACTCCCTCTACTGGTCCGCAtacaccatcctcaccatcggAATCGGCAACATCGTCCCGAAGACCCATCTCGGCCGTAGTCTCCTAATCCCCTACGCGACGGGAGGCATCACCTGTCTAGGACTATTCGTCAGTTCGATCACCTCCTTTTCAAGGAAGATGGGCGAGCTGCGCCTGAAGTTCGAGCTCGAGGCAGAAGGTATTCACCTCCACGGATCACCACATCGCGACATCGTCAAACTTAGGCAAATCAAGGTCCACCGGCAAAGCCGCCACCGCTGGATCGtattcatcttctcctcctgcgcATGGCTCCTTCTCTGGCTCGTCAGCGCCCGCATTTTCAAGTCCTCCGAGCGGGGCCAGGGATGGACGTATTTTGAGTCATTGTATTTCACGTTCGTGTCGCTGACGACGATCGGATACGGGGACTTCTATCCAACGAGTAATCTGGGAAAGTCATTCTTTGTGTTTTGGGCCCTGCTGGCAGTGCCGGTTATGACGACGTTaattggggttgttggtcaGGTGGGGTTTCATACGGTGGTTTATTTTGTAAAGAGGgctgggagggggtggtggtcgtggggATTTTGTGCAGGGCGTATTGGTGCGTTtttggatgggaggaggctGGATATGCCTGCTTCTGCTGGGAGTGTGTCCGGTGCTGTCGACATAGAAAGACAGTACTGCCCAGCTTTTCATGACACACTGAGTCTCGTCCCACTTGAGAGGCAACGCCCAGATAACTACTTCAGTTCTGCGGAACACAGACTCCACCTCACCGAGGAGATCAAGATTCTTGTGGACATCCTGAAGGAAGACAGCAGAGATATCGATCTACATCGTGAATGGGCACGTATTGTATCTCTGCTCCGTGTTGATGGAGgtgacggagaagaagtgcTTGCGGCTGAGAGTCATCGTCAGCAGGTTATCAGAGAGGTGATGTCCGTGAATCAGTCAACgacagaaagaaataagGAGATTCTGTGGATGGTCAAGTTGCTGGTTGAGAAGTTGTGTTTTTGTTTGAGGGAGGATATAGGTGAGGGTAGATAGGGATACGGTATTTATGGGCATTTCTCGTTCATCCCTTGCTATGCAGGGAGCCTGACAGGATGTCTTACAGTACATAGTCGACTCGTTGATCGATGTACAGCATGTTTATTGCAGCtgttgatggatgatgatcataTGAATAACTTCTCCCAGCGATTCACTGACACTAAAGTCAGGTGCAGTTCTCTACAGAAAATAGCAGAACAGTAATACTATCTTCAGGACGGACTGTCTACTTCATTCATACTTATGCAGTGGATAAGACCATCTTAGTCACGCATGCACTTTGAGTACCATATGACTAATTCTGCATATATACGCGCACAGTCATTCATAACTAATTATACAGTGTCACCAGTCAGCCGGCATATATCTGAAGCTGCTTCATTGCAAATTGGCAAGCTATAGCtataagatactatattTTCGCATATACAATAAACCGAGGACAATCAATTGGTTTGACTGCTGCCAAACTGGAAGAGTACTACTGTTGGTTAatggtagatgatgatgtatggCAACGcttactatactactaggGGATGTGATCTATAATATCAgctgttgttttctttcaAATAttggctactactactgctaccaATCTCAATCGTTCAAGTGTACTACTAGTCTGCTGTAAGGGTGGTCAATGCTCAAAAATTGATGATCGCAGTGACTGCCAGTTCATGCagtgatatatatttacgaGGTTACTAGTACAaactactgtagtagtacctAAGGCAGTGTGAGGGCACAAATATGGTAGTAATGATGATCATAGTTTCAAGACAAGAATAAACCACTTCTCAGCATAATAGTACTTGATATTACATTTTACTAGGTAGCAGTCGTACGTAGTATACTTTCGAAGTGAGGAAACCCCTCTACTATGCATACTGCTACAGTACGGCCTAGTCTCGGCAGTGGCCCGCCCGAGGAAGGATCCCCCGGTAGTAGCCGCCCGCTGTCATCTTAATTCCAAGCTCGCCTTCAAGGCAATGTTGAAGGCAAAGTGTGACGCTGTCAATGTACGTATCCAGCGATACAAGTGGTGGATTAGCAGTTGAGTTTGGCAGCAACCAAGATAGGTAACTTGGGTATTCTCCTGATACGCTGTAGCAGAGAAAAGCATAAAACAAACGAGCACTCACTCTTCGGATGACCTTCCCTTGGTATCGCGGTTCTGGAACTTTTCTTGCTCATGGACTGGCGGGCAGGAGTTTGGAACCCGCTCTTTCAAAACCATGTGGCTGTCTGGTGGTTGGACGCGAAAGCAAAATGACGTCGATTGTCACATTCCC harbors:
- a CDS encoding potassium channel family protein (COG:P;~EggNog:ENOG410Q1HX;~InterPro:IPR013099,IPR003280;~PFAM:PF07885;~TransMembrane:7 (n4-14c26/27o50-73i85-105o125-146i167-188o223-244i288-309o350-380i);~antiSMASH:Cluster_5.4;~go_component: GO:0016020 - membrane [Evidence IEA];~go_function: GO:0005267 - potassium channel activity [Evidence IEA];~go_process: GO:0071805 - potassium ion transmembrane transport [Evidence IEA]), which encodes MSRWWLACTSFPVLAGTMSAMATVFGICAVSYGWLEIDSFDVGSVVVVQSSWAVTIAAISLALSATADLALLLIMMLKLDAVRGYLATALLYFVSSMLLFSLIGVTVDQPPYTNPPQTLQYTQNFYYGIFAATLYLFIAALLAIYACGVRTIHLSMQDRRIIENTSIVLRAFTLAAFLLGGAAIYIPIEGWSLTDSLYWSAYTILTIGIGNIVPKTHLGRSLLIPYATGGITCLGLFVSSITSFSRKMGELRLKFELEAEGIHLHGSPHRDIVKLRQIKVHRQSRHRWIVFIFSSCAWLLLWLVSARIFKSSERGQGWTYFESLYFTFVSLTTIGYGDFYPTSNLGKSFFVFWALLAVPVMTTLIGVVGQVGFHTVVYFVKRAGRGWWSWGFCAGRIGAFLDGRRLDMPASAGSVSGAVDIERQYCPAFHDTLSLVPLERQRPDNYFSSAEHRLHLTEEIKILVDILKEDSRDIDLHREWARIVSLLRVDGGDGEEVLAAESHRQQVIREVMSVNQSTTERNKEILWMVKLLVEKLCFCLREDIGEGR